gagcacccagagctgcagctcactgCAGAAGTGCCCGAAAACCAAAGCCTGCAATCCCTGCCCCACCGAGGAGCAGCAAAATGCTCAGCTCCCAACAAACACTGCAGCAAATCTGCCCTCAGTAAGGCAGACTGCCACTGGGTCAGTCCTGCACATCAGGGGCTGGCTGAGGAACGGTAACCCAAAGAGTAATGCAGAAATAAACTAAAGAACAAATTTTAGGGGAAAAGTGAGCTGTTTGAATAACAGGAataaacttcagaaataaactaaaagaataaattttagaGGAAAAGTGAGCAGTTTGAGTAACAGGAataaacttcagaaataaactAAAAGAACAAATTTTAGGGGAAAAGTGAGCTGTTTGAATAACAGGAATAAGCTTCAGAAATAAACTAAAAGAACaaattttaggggaaaaatgAGCAGTTTGAATAACAGGAATAAACTTCAGAAATTCTTTAGAGAAAAGTGAGCAGTTTGAGTAACAGtaaaacacttcagaaataaaCTAAAAGAATCATTTTTAGGAGGAAAGGAGCACCTGGCACAGGAATTCAGCAATGGAGTCAGGAATCGTTTGCACCTCACAACACACAGAATAATTCAGTGCCAATCCCACTgctcattttatatttatgaactaaatattgtatattttatttctatttaggGCTAAATCCCAGACCCAAATAttggatattttatttctatttaggGCTAAATCCCAGAAATAGtaatttgatattttattttcatttaggtCTAAAGCCCAAACCCAAATATTTgatatttcatttctatttaGGGCTAAATCCCAGACACAAAAAttggatattttatttctatttaggGCTAAATCCCAGACCCAAATATTggatattttgtttctgtttatgCCTAAATCCCAGAAATAAGtatctgctgtttcttttctgtttgggaCTGAGTTACCATGGCTATCCAGGGGTTCCAGAAGGTGAAGGCCAGCATGATGTGTGAGGCCAGTGTGGTGaccacagcacacagcacccAGATGATGTTCTTGCCAACTTTATCCACCAGCAGGCCAAacactggggacatgggggcTGAGATGATGTACACgatgctgcaggacagggaaatTCAAGATTGAACAGCCCCAGAGTCCTCTGTTAGTTCCAAGGCCAGAAGGAAAAGGCACcgccccaaaaaatcccaataatTTAGAATTCCCAAAGGGTCTGAGGGCATGGAAGTGCTCAGCATCCAGCAGTGACAGCCTCAGGGCCCAGCAAGACTTTTCTTGAGGGGTTTTACTGCTCTGGGCTTTGGCACATCACAAATCCATCCTCAAACTACCCAAAGTGAGTTCCTTTAGTGCTGTCATCAAACTGCTTTTATCACTCAGAAACGAATCactaaatactaaaataaaacccttcagaggttttctttccagtgtgaacatctgtttttaataaaaaacacatCCACGTTTCCCAGTTACTCCTTGGGTGGTGTGAAATTATTTCTCCACTTAAATGGAGCTCAGGGGAGACCCCAAATCTCTTCCcacctgcccagagcccagaaaTACACCCTGAACCCTGGCAGTGTTCCCTGTTAAATCAACCACAAGGTACCTGTTAATTGCACTGGCCTCTTGAGGGGAAAATCGGAATTTTTCAATGAAGAAAACcctgagggaaagaaaaaaaaaaactatttagGAAAATGCAGACTTGAAGGATGTGAAATCAAAATTAAGTTAGACAAAAATATGAGAATGtgatttacaaaaatattaaatagagCTTTGACATAAATATCCCACATTCTCGTTTATAATTAATTTAGCAGTCTGCTGTCAGACTccacagattttaatttaagGATTATTCAAATTGTTTAAGGATTATTCACTTTGGGGAACACATAAAAAGTCCATAACCAACATTTGACCCAAATAATGAGGGACTGGGTTGTAAATATGGAAGGAATCCTACAGGAGCCCAAATTCCACCCCATGTTTTAAACCTGCATCCCGTTTTAATCAGGAAATCAAACATTCCTCATGCCCCTGAGTTCGTAATTCCCAAAGAATGTGAGGTTTTGAAGCATTTTGGTTACAAGCTTGGCCAAATTCCAAGGGAATGGCTGGAAAGGTGAGTGGCACTTACTTCCCAAGGCCAATGAAAGGGAAAACTGCAGCGTAGTAACAGACACAGATGACAAAGATGAGCCACAAGGACAGGGAGAAATCCTTCACATCTGTCAGCTTGATCACTTCTCCTGCAGAggggggacacagcacagcagcagtcaGGAGGAGCACACCTGGGACTCATCCCCACTGGAGAACACCCAggtgaccccaaatccctcccaaagcacagccctggctggggttAAAGCTCCCCTCCatccaaaccactctgggattccaCTGGGTCTCaaactgggtttgtttttaattggcTCTGTCCCACGTGGAGAACTCAGCCCAGTGACAGGGAGGAGCTCCATGGCTCTGCACCCCTGCTGGAGGAAATCAGCTCCCAGAAAACAGAACCAGGGGCACAAACTGCTGCAAACGcttgtttttataaataaagcAGGTGGCAGGGCATctgcctgctgagctgctgcttaaAACTAAAACTCCTTGTGAAAATAGCTAAAATTATGATTACAAGTGTGACAAAGTTTAGCAGCAGGCACTGGATCACCTGAAAGGCAAACCTGCCTGGTGCAGGGTGGCTGGAAgggccagctccagctcagccccagcactcaCCTGTCTTGCCCTGCTctttgcagagcagcttctctgctctcctgtccAGGTAAGCCAGGATTAAAGCACAGCTCAGTGAGAAGAGACAGGTGACCCCACCTGAAGAAGGCAACACCACATGGTCAGCTGAGAACTCGAGCAGCAATTTGGGTTTCCAGCCCAGTCAGAGCAGGTTTTGTTGGACCTGTCAGGTACACCAAGTTTACCACCAGCTTTAGGGCTCAAGAGCTGCACAACTCCAAGGTTCAGGGGTAAACCAGAACCCCGACACGTGGCACACAcctgccctggagcacagaCAGGTacatggatttattttattgaaatcaTCACCacctcatttattttatttaagtcATCCCTCAGCTCCTCATCTGCCCCTTGCAGGAACAGAAACACACCTGGCCTCATTCCCAACACCACAATCCCCATGCCCGTGGCTGAGGGAAGGGAACACACCCCAAAATGGTTCCAATTTCCCTTTCACAATCAGATAATCACACACAAGCTTTGACACTCAGAAAATCTTTCAAGCCTGTCCTTTGCTCAGAGGAtgtgaaatatttcatctgCACGAGACACGAATTTGAATTTGGCAACCCCAAAAATGCCacagcatttcagcagctgcagtaacccaagagaaaatgagaatatgATACAAAAGGTGTTGGAATTGCTCCTCCTGAGCTCAAACAGAGTTGTGCTGCTTTTAAGTGGTCAATAAATGCTTTTCAGTGAttaataaatgcttttcagCAGTTAATAAATGCGTTTCAGTGAttaataaatgcttttcagcagttaataaatgcttttcagcggttaataaatgcttttcagtGGTTAACAAATCAGTAACACACACAGGTGACACCAGCCCAGAACATCACTGACCTATGAGCAGAGCCAGGCCGAGGGTGCTGGGACCAGCATAGCCCAGGAGATCCTGCACTCTGGAGTAGATCCATCCCATAATGTTCATGTTCACCGTGCTCCCCTAGGCACAACAGAGCCACGTCAAGAgcccagcatttcccagctccagggattcACCAGGAGTGGTTTTTATTGAAAtgctcccaggggacagcagggagaaggATCCCAGGGATTCCCTGCTGGGTTGGTAAATCAGTCAAGGGCACAGCATCACAAACTGGGATTTACACAATTCATACCAGCCCGGGAGAGCTTTCACTGATGAGACGTGCACAAACCCACGTGCACGAGCCCAGACACTGAGCTGAACCGAATGCATTTGATCCAACAGGATTCCCTGCTGACAGGCACCAGGAAAAagcccctttcccctccctctgcccccagagAAGGATCCATGGCTGCCACCCCTGaacatccccagccccagctgggagcagctccagctccagcagggaagcACCCGCAGTGgtgaaaaagccccaaaaggAGCCCAAAACGaggagcacagcccctgcccacccccagccGAGCCCTGGGGCACTCACAATCCTGGCCATGCTGAGCTGCAATCCAAAGACCAGGTTGAGCTCCTTGCCCTTGAACCAGCTGACGGCGTAGGTGTTCTGGGCCACGGCCAGGGACTCGCCGCCGATCCTGCGGAGGCAAAGGCAGCAGCCCAtgcagaggcacagcacaggggcccgggagcagcaggaggcagaggagcctCTGCACGGGCAGATTCAGTGCACATCTGTTtgatgaaaaatccttttgccaggatcttttctcctgagaagctgggAAGCTTCAGCTTCTTCCCGTTCCGCTGCTTTGGAATGGGATCTGGAGAATTGCTTACCCAGCATGTGAAACTGATTCTGCTTGGGAGCAATGACAGCCACCTGTGTCCAGGCTGTGACACTCACAAGATTCTGTTATCGTTCCTCtctattcctgtccagccttctgatgaatcctttctctctattttttacTATAATTTTAgtaaagcattttaatataatgtatatcgtaatataaataaataaaaatatataataataaatatataatctataaatatatatattattatataatgtatattatatattatttatataataataaatgataatatataaataatataaataaatcagccttctggaacATGGAGTCCAGAGTCTCATCTCCcccctcatcctgggacccctggagcacagccacaCACATCCATGTACACAAGGCAGCAGAAGATTCCAAAATGGAAGGGCAGTGACTGAAGAACAACCAGTGGTCCCAGAGGTTTTGATTCAGCAACCCTGCAAAGTccaggttttggttttctaaCGAAGTTACCCAAGGAAAAGAACTGGAGATCCTGCATCCCTCAGAGGCCTCAGAATGCAGCAGTTTTGGCCCCAAGTGGCAGCACTTTTCCAGGAGAGCTTCCCAGGGTTGGTTTTTGTAGTTTTCTAGATGGCCTTACCTCCAAGAGCACAAATCTGCCCTTCCAGACTCACCCAAATACGAATCTGCCCACTTCCATCAGCCAGAAGGCATTGAACAGAGCTCCCAGAGCAAAAACCACCTGCACAGAGCAAAGGAGAACTGTGAGTGTGCACACCAGGAATGGAACAAAGCAGAACTGTGGGGAACAGGAACAAAAACGATTGGCCCTTCCCTAACCCACTTCCTGCTCTTCTTGGATtttgctccctctgctgctcatcatctccagcccagccctcgTGGGACTGTGTCACCCTCAAACAACTGCACCTCACAAAAACTCACACATAAACAACGTGGATCCTTCCCACAATCCCAGCCACGTTCCAAGGTGAAACATGGATTCTTCCCACAATTCCAGCCACG
The genomic region above belongs to Motacilla alba alba isolate MOTALB_02 chromosome 9, Motacilla_alba_V1.0_pri, whole genome shotgun sequence and contains:
- the MFSD1 gene encoding major facilitator superfamily domain-containing protein 1 isoform X10 → MAEEERALLDGADGADGGGGSPGPPRALPAACDPRRLPHRLLVLALMCFLGFGSYFCYDNPAALQTQVQRDMKVNTAQFMALYAWYSWPNVVLCFFGGFLIDRVFGIRLGTVIFSVFVCAGQVVFALGALFNAFWLMEVGRFVFGIGGESLAVAQNTYAVSWFKGKELNLVFGLQLSMARIGSTVNMNIMGWIYSRVQDLLGYAGPSTLGLALLIGGVTCLFSLSCALILAYLDRRAEKLLCKEQGKTGEVIKLTDVKDFSLSLWLIFVICVCYYAAVFPFIGLGKVFFIEKFRFSPQEASAINSIVYIISAPMSPVFGLLVDKVGKNIIWVLCAVVTTLASHIMLAFTFWNPWIAMHAVHPEPGPGRDCHSCWHDPGHQGVPVPGGLLQCLCLLVPARRGHAVLCESPHSLPLRVSLPGVPSPCP
- the MFSD1 gene encoding major facilitator superfamily domain-containing protein 1 isoform X5 — protein: MAEEERALLDGADGADGGGGSPGPPRALPAACDPRRLPHRLLVLALMCFLGFGSYFCYDNPAALQTQVQRDMKVNTAQFMALYAWYSWPNVVLCFFGGFLIDRVFGIRLGTVIFSVFVCAGQVVFALGALFNAFWLMEVGRFVFGIGGESLAVAQNTYAVSWFKGKELNLVFGLQLSMARIGSTVNMNIMGWIYSRVQDLLGYAGPSTLGLALLIGGVTCLFSLSCALILAYLDRRAEKLLCKEQGKTGEVIKLTDVKDFSLSLWLIFVICVCYYAAVFPFIGLGKVFFIEKFRFSPQEASAINSIVYIISAPMSPVFGLLVDKVGKNIIWVLCAVVTTLASHIMLAFTFWNPWIAMCLLGVAYSLLACALWPMVAFVVPEHQLGTAYGFMQSIQNLGLAVIAIAAGMILDTRGYLFLEVFFSACVCLSLLAVVMLYFVNHLTVSHSEFLCLEFHPRVREKEMKTKFHC
- the MFSD1 gene encoding major facilitator superfamily domain-containing protein 1 isoform X6, producing MAEEERALLDGADGADGGGGSPGPPRALPAACDPRRLPHRLLVLALMCFLGFGSYFCYDNPAALQTQVQRDMKVNTAQFMALYAWYSWPNVVLCFFGGFLIDRVFGIRLGTVIFSVFVCAGQVVFALGALFNAFWLMEVGRFVFGIGGESLAVAQNTYAVSWFKGKELNLVFGLQLSMARIGSTVNMNIMGWIYSRVQDLLGYAGPSTLGLALLIGGVTCLFSLSCALILAYLDRRAEKLLCKEQGKTGEVIKLTDVKDFSLSLWLIFVICVCYYAAVFPFIGLGKVFFIEKFRFSPQEASAINSIVYIISAPMSPVFGLLVDKVGKNIIWVLCAVVTTLASHIMLAFTFWNPWIAMCLLGVAYSLLACALWPMVAFVVPEHQLGTAYGFMQSIQNLGLAVIAIAAGMILDTRGYLFLEVFFSACVCLSLLAVVMLYFVNHLTGGDLNWSARKRAKLQKAAASEKES
- the MFSD1 gene encoding major facilitator superfamily domain-containing protein 1 isoform X9, with the protein product MAEEERALLDGADGADGGGGSPGPPRALPAACDPRRLPHRLLVLALMCFLGFGSYFCYDNPAALQTQVQRDMKVNTAQFMALYAWYSWPNVVLCFFGGFLIDRVFGIRLGTVIFSVFVCAGQVVFALGALFNAFWLMEVGRFVFGIGGESLAVAQNTYAVSWFKGKELNLVFGLQLSMARIGSTVNMNIMGWIYSRVQDLLGYAGPSTLGLALLIGGVTCLFSLSCALILAYLDRRAEKLLCKEQGKTGEVIKLTDVKDFSLSLWLIFVICVCYYAAVFPFIGLGKVFFIEKFRFSPQEASAINSIVYIISAPMSPVFGLLVDKVGKNIIWVLCAVVTTLASHIMLAFTFWNPWIAMHAVHPEPGPGRDCHSCWHDPGHQGVPVPGGLLQCLCLLVPARRGHAVLCESPHSSQLITPPVSQPWPTEVC
- the MFSD1 gene encoding major facilitator superfamily domain-containing protein 1 isoform X7, whose amino-acid sequence is MAEEERALLDGADGADGGGGSPGPPRALPAACDPRRLPHRLLVLALMCFLGFGSYFCYDNPAALQTQVQRDMKVNTAQFMALYAWYSWPNVVLCFFGGFLIDRVFGIRLGTVIFSVFVCAGQVVFALGALFNAFWLMEVGRFVFGIGGESLAVAQNTYAVSWFKGKELNLVFGLQLSMARIGSTVNMNIMGWIYSRVQDLLGYAGPSTLGLALLIGGVTCLFSLSCALILAYLDRRAEKLLCKEQGKTGEVIKLTDVKDFSLSLWLIFVICVCYYAAVFPFIGLGKVFFIEKFRFSPQEASAINSIVYIISAPMSPVFGLLVDKVGKNIIWVLCAVVTTLASHIMLAFTFWNPWIAMCLLGVAYSLLACALWPMVAFVVPEHQLGTAYGFMQSIQNLGLAVIAIAAGMILDTRGYLFLEVFFSACVCLSLLAVVMLYFVNHLTGGDLNWSARKRAKLQKAAASE